Below is a genomic region from Nocardioides panacis.
CGTCTCGCGGTGGCCGTGGCCTGGTCCGACCTGCGCGCGCCCGTCCCGGGCTGCCCCGGCTGGTCGGTGCTCGACCTCGTGGTGCACGTCGGCAACGTGCACGCCTGGGCGGCCACCATCGTGGAGACCGGCCGCGCGGCCGCCGAGCAGAACGACCGGCCGTCCTCGTCGCGCCCCCCGCGCGGTGAGCAGCTGGTACGCCGGCAAGGCCGAGGACCTCTACGAGGTGCTGCGCGGCGCGGACCCGGACGCCCCGTGCTGGAACTTCGCGTTCGGCAGCGGCACGAAGCGGTTCTGGCCGCGGCGCCAGCTGCACGAGACGACCGTCCACCAGGTCGACCTGGACCGGACGCTGCACCGGGAGACCGAGATCGAGCCGGCCGTCGGACGCGACGGCGTCGACGAGGTGCTCGGGGTGTTCCTGCACCGCATGCACCAGCGCGGCCGGCCCGCCGCGCTCGACCGTCCGCTGGCGGTCACCGCGACCGACACCGGGGACAGCTGGGTGGTCGCGCCGCACCCCCGGCCGGCCGCGACGCCGCTGGTGCCCGCCCAGGCTGTGGGGACGACGAGCGAGGTGGTGCCGTCGCTCCCGCCGACGGTCGAGCACCGGCGCTCCTCCCACCCGCCGGCCGTCGAGGACCGGGTCGAGGGCACCGCCGCGGTGCTCTACCGGCTGCTGTGGGGCCGCGTCGACGTGGACACGGCCGACGTCCTGCTGGCCGGCGACGAGCGGCGGGTGCGCCGCTTCCTCGCCTCCCGCCTGGTGCCCTGACCGGGCCGGACGGTCAGCGGCCCTGGTTGGCGACCGCGGCGATGGCGTCCGCGGCGGCGGCGGGGTCGAGGTACTCCCCGCCGCGCACCGTCGGGCGCAGGTGCTCGTCGAGCCGGTAGACCAGCGGGATCCCGGTCGGGATGTTCAGCCCGACGACGGCCTCCTCGGACATCCCGTCGAGGTGCTTGACCAGCGCCCGCAGCGAGTTGCCGTGCGCGGCGACGCAGACGGTCCGGCCGGTGCGCAGGTCGGGCACGATCGCGTCGTACCAGTAGGGCAGCATCCGGGTCACCACGTCGGCCAGGCACTCGGTGCGCGGCAGCACCTCGTCGGCGAGCTCGGCGTAGGCCGGCGCACCCGTCTGGGCCCACGGGTCGTCGTCGGCGATCGCCGGCGGCGGGGTGTCGTAGGAGCGGCGCCAGAGCATGAACTGCTCCTCGCCGTACTCCGCGAGGGTGGCCTTCTTGTCCTTGCCCTGCAGGGCGCCGTAGTGCCGCTCGTTGAGCCGCCACGAGCGACGGACCGGGATCCAGTGCCGGTCGCAGGCGTCCAGCGCGAGGTGCGCGGTGGTGATCGCGCGCCGCAGGACCGAGGTGTGCAGCACGTCGGGCAGCACGTCCGCGTCGGCGATCAGCCGGCCGCCGTGGGCGGCCTCCTCGCGTCCCTTGTCGCTGAGCGCCACGTCCACCCAGCCGGTGAACAGGTTCTTGGCGTTCCACTCGCTCTCGCCGTGGCGGAGCAGGACCAGGGTGTACGGCGCACTCGTCATGGCGGCCACCCTAGTGCGAGGCGCACGGCCGCGAGAACGTACGGCGGGTGCCGGACCTCGCGAGGTCCG
It encodes:
- a CDS encoding maleylpyruvate isomerase N-terminal domain-containing protein → MAWSDLRAPVPGCPGWSVLDLVVHVGNVHAWAATIVETGRAAAEQNDRPSSSRPPRGEQLVRRQGRGPLRGAARRGPGRPVLELRVRQRHEAVLAAAPAARDDRPPGRPGPDAAPGDRDRAGRRTRRRRRGARGVPAPHAPARPARRARPSAGGHRDRHRGQLGGRAAPPAGRDAAGARPGCGDDERGGAVAPADGRAPALLPPAGRRGPGRGHRRGALPAAVGPRRRGHGRRPAGRRRAAGAPLPRLPPGALTGPDGQRPWLATAAMASAAAAGSRYSPPRTVGRRCSSSR
- a CDS encoding phosphoglyceromutase yields the protein MTSAPYTLVLLRHGESEWNAKNLFTGWVDVALSDKGREEAAHGGRLIADADVLPDVLHTSVLRRAITTAHLALDACDRHWIPVRRSWRLNERHYGALQGKDKKATLAEYGEEQFMLWRRSYDTPPPAIADDDPWAQTGAPAYAELADEVLPRTECLADVVTRMLPYWYDAIVPDLRTGRTVCVAAHGNSLRALVKHLDGMSEEAVVGLNIPTGIPLVYRLDEHLRPTVRGGEYLDPAAAADAIAAVANQGR